A genomic window from Oceanobacillus timonensis includes:
- the secDF gene encoding protein translocase subunit SecDF, with protein MKKRGRIVAFFLVIAVLAGVIGTTFSSLASNVNLGLDLQGGFEVLYEVEPVEEGQEISESLMEGTVETLNDRVNRLGISEADINIEGDDRIRVQLAGVENQAEARELLSSSAQLSFRDVNDEEYLDGSDIVDGSASQDYNPNTNAPIVTLQLKDASKFGEVTEEISQMTDNRMAIWMDYQEGEDSFEEEMSKEDPKYVSAPAVSEPIHSSDVMIEGDFTVDSAQQMADIINSGSLDVHMNEVFSTSVGAQFGEQALNETVIAGMIGIALIILYLCVFYRFSGIIASINLVVYVFLVVLIFELLNGVLTLPGIAALILGVGMAVDANVITFERIKEELRLGKSVKAAFQSGNKNSFITILDANLTTLIAAGVLFAFGTSSVKGFATMLIISIVVSFITAVFGSRVFLNLWVQSGFLRKRKGWLGVNKNQIQDIEDGEEQEPTIFGKQAHITNHRKKFFTFSLLLIVIGAVVLGIFRINPGVDFTSGTRVEVVADDSLTEEEIESEFATLGYETNSVNLSGENNEIGVARFDTVLDEDEVDTVQQHFADKYGQEPSTSVVSPVVGQELVRNAILAVAIASVFIIAYIAIRFEPFFGVTAILTLLHDVFFMLVAFSVTQIEFDVTIVAAILTIIGYSLNNTIVIFDRIRENIRLEKRVKSFKKLAEVVNRSIVQSFTRTMNTSITTVVAVVAFMVLGASSIWSFAFALLIGLIAGTYSSLFLASQLWLVWRGRKVKDKPVDFRKKERVDGPQV; from the coding sequence ATGAAAAAAAGAGGCAGAATCGTTGCCTTTTTTCTTGTCATCGCAGTTTTGGCAGGAGTAATTGGAACAACGTTCAGCAGTCTGGCAAGTAATGTGAATCTTGGTTTGGATTTGCAGGGAGGCTTTGAGGTCTTATATGAAGTTGAACCTGTTGAAGAAGGCCAGGAAATTTCTGAAAGTCTAATGGAAGGAACCGTGGAAACGCTGAATGACCGTGTGAATCGGCTCGGAATCAGTGAAGCGGATATTAATATAGAAGGAGATGACCGGATTCGGGTACAGCTTGCCGGAGTGGAAAACCAAGCAGAAGCAAGAGAGTTACTGTCTTCATCAGCACAATTATCTTTCAGAGATGTGAATGATGAAGAGTACTTGGATGGTTCTGATATTGTAGATGGCAGCGCCAGTCAGGATTATAACCCGAATACCAATGCGCCGATTGTTACTTTGCAATTGAAAGATGCCTCCAAATTCGGAGAGGTCACGGAAGAAATCAGTCAAATGACGGATAATCGCATGGCCATCTGGATGGACTATCAGGAAGGCGAAGATTCTTTCGAGGAGGAAATGTCCAAAGAAGATCCGAAATATGTCTCTGCTCCAGCAGTGAGCGAACCAATTCATTCCAGTGATGTCATGATTGAAGGAGATTTTACGGTAGATTCGGCACAGCAAATGGCCGATATTATTAATTCCGGTTCCCTTGACGTACATATGAATGAAGTTTTCTCGACATCTGTAGGTGCACAATTCGGTGAACAGGCATTAAATGAAACGGTTATTGCCGGAATGATCGGGATCGCGCTAATTATTCTTTATCTATGCGTGTTTTATCGTTTCAGCGGCATTATTGCCTCCATTAATTTAGTTGTCTATGTATTCCTGGTTGTGTTAATTTTTGAACTGTTGAACGGGGTATTAACATTGCCCGGTATAGCTGCCCTGATTTTGGGGGTAGGAATGGCAGTCGATGCGAACGTCATTACGTTTGAACGTATTAAAGAGGAATTACGTCTCGGTAAGTCTGTAAAAGCTGCCTTTCAATCCGGGAACAAAAACTCATTTATAACTATACTAGATGCCAACTTGACGACATTAATTGCAGCAGGCGTACTTTTTGCGTTTGGTACAAGTTCTGTTAAAGGCTTTGCGACCATGCTGATTATCAGTATCGTTGTCAGCTTTATCACTGCTGTATTCGGTTCAAGAGTCTTCTTAAACTTATGGGTGCAAAGCGGCTTTTTGAGAAAGAGAAAAGGCTGGCTCGGTGTGAATAAGAATCAAATTCAGGACATTGAAGATGGCGAAGAACAGGAGCCGACCATTTTTGGAAAACAAGCTCATATTACCAATCATCGCAAGAAGTTCTTTACCTTTTCTTTACTGTTAATTGTTATTGGAGCCGTTGTCCTTGGTATCTTCCGAATTAATCCGGGGGTTGACTTTACAAGTGGTACTCGGGTAGAAGTCGTCGCTGACGACAGTTTGACAGAAGAAGAAATAGAATCTGAATTTGCGACATTAGGTTATGAAACAAACTCCGTCAATTTATCTGGGGAAAACAATGAAATTGGTGTTGCCCGTTTTGATACAGTTCTTGATGAAGACGAAGTTGATACGGTACAGCAGCATTTCGCAGATAAATATGGGCAAGAACCGAGTACAAGTGTAGTATCACCAGTTGTCGGACAGGAACTTGTGAGAAATGCGATATTAGCAGTGGCTATTGCGTCTGTATTTATTATTGCGTATATCGCCATCCGTTTTGAGCCTTTCTTTGGTGTGACAGCTATTCTGACACTCCTGCATGATGTATTTTTCATGCTGGTTGCGTTCAGTGTCACACAAATAGAGTTTGATGTCACGATTGTAGCGGCCATTTTGACGATTATTGGTTATTCCCTGAATAATACCATCGTTATTTTTGACCGAATCAGAGAAAACATCCGTTTAGAAAAGCGGGTGAAATCCTTTAAAAAACTTGCAGAAGTGGTGAACAGAAGTATCGTTCAATCATTTACGCGGACAATGAATACTTCTATCACGACTGTTGTTGCAGTAGTTGCCTTTATGGTACTTGGCGCATCATCTATATGGAGTTTCGCTTTTGCGTTATTAATCGGATTAATAGCCGGAACGTATTCTTCCTTATTCCTTGCTTCCCAGCTCTGGCTGGTATGGAGAGGACGAAAAGTGAAAGATAAGCCGGTTGATTTCCGGAAGAAAGAAAGAGTAGATGGTCCGCAAGTGTAG
- a CDS encoding post-transcriptional regulator, giving the protein MDNQHVDAWKEMIYPALKSKQEELEMLGYEQATPEEVWKCLSVKIWKGNPEKKLHEMVQDIFHLKSSVYLSYLTIQSYENDDLAASVEALLGNPENTEN; this is encoded by the coding sequence ATGGACAACCAACATGTAGACGCATGGAAAGAAATGATTTATCCGGCACTGAAAAGCAAGCAGGAGGAGTTAGAAATGCTTGGTTATGAACAGGCAACGCCGGAAGAAGTGTGGAAGTGCCTTTCAGTGAAAATTTGGAAAGGTAATCCTGAAAAAAAATTGCATGAAATGGTTCAGGATATTTTTCATTTGAAATCATCTGTTTATTTAAGTTATTTAACGATACAATCCTATGAAAATGATGATCTGGCTGCTTCCGTGGAAGCGTTGCTGGGTAATCCGGAAAACACGGAAAATTAA
- the recJ gene encoding single-stranded-DNA-specific exonuclease RecJ, translating into MLSSKANWKYINHPPAEERDSIDIAISPIVKDLFLQRGITTTEEVKQFMRPDLSHLQDPFLLTGMEKAVNRIKEAADNHEKIVVYGDYDADGVSSTVVLLHALKKIGAECEYYIPNRFTEGYGPNEAAFRELQQAGFDLIITVDTGIASVHEAEVAKEIGIDVIITDHHEPQSEIPDCYTIIHPKLSENYPFKELAGVGVSLKLAQALIGELPEEVLPFAAIGTIADLVPLVSENRILATYGLKKMQSTTYAGLNALKQVCRIEGNPTEEDIGFRIGPRLNAVGRLGDADLAVDLLLEEDADIALEMANEINYINEQRKKIVQDIVDEAMEMVQTDKRIIIVAKEGWNEGVLGIVASKLVQKYDRPAIVLAVKPDQGIVKGSARSIPAFDLFEGCMTVRELFTQFGGHAQAAGMTLPAENMERLETALNNLLFENLSEEDFKQELYINAILDMEDIHVSLIEEIEKLSPFGMGNPKPLFELNGVPKEVRQIGSRKNHLKMQFASANTQMDMVGFGFGELKEAISPYTEVAVAGELSINEWNGKRNAQLMLEDVKITEWQLFDFRGKKAEQLLPDTAKEVFVCGELTQIAEQQKAYTYQEALSADLCSYQTIGFTELPASLQDMQEIIRQVNPDNIVIAIRRVPNQYPFQFPSRKEFIDYYSLIKQHKKFRIAEMQTAIEQHRGWNEAKVKFMSDVFVDLGFAEEKDGWLRYTAPATKKDLSESVIYQHCMKQKEAERILIYSNYQDLKKWFESCMDTSTNQKEEAVYGL; encoded by the coding sequence ATGCTATCAAGTAAAGCAAATTGGAAATATATAAACCATCCTCCTGCAGAGGAGAGAGATTCGATAGACATAGCGATATCGCCTATTGTAAAGGATCTATTTTTGCAAAGAGGCATTACGACAACCGAAGAAGTAAAACAATTTATGCGTCCTGATTTAAGCCACTTACAGGATCCATTTTTATTAACTGGAATGGAAAAAGCGGTGAATCGAATCAAGGAAGCAGCTGATAATCATGAAAAAATTGTTGTATACGGGGATTACGATGCCGATGGTGTCAGTTCTACCGTTGTTCTGCTGCATGCTTTGAAAAAAATTGGCGCAGAATGTGAATACTATATTCCAAATCGATTTACAGAAGGATATGGACCCAACGAGGCCGCATTCCGGGAGCTTCAGCAAGCAGGTTTCGATTTGATTATTACGGTCGATACAGGAATTGCTTCCGTTCATGAGGCGGAAGTAGCCAAAGAAATCGGTATAGATGTCATTATTACCGATCACCATGAACCCCAGTCAGAAATACCGGATTGTTATACCATTATTCATCCCAAACTGTCTGAGAACTATCCCTTTAAAGAGCTTGCAGGTGTGGGTGTTTCTTTGAAATTAGCGCAAGCTTTAATCGGTGAACTGCCTGAGGAAGTACTTCCGTTTGCAGCGATTGGCACGATTGCGGATTTGGTACCATTGGTTTCGGAAAACCGGATTCTGGCGACATACGGATTAAAAAAAATGCAATCAACGACGTATGCAGGGTTGAATGCTTTGAAACAAGTCTGTCGTATAGAGGGGAACCCGACAGAAGAGGATATCGGCTTTCGAATTGGCCCGCGGTTAAACGCAGTAGGGCGACTTGGAGACGCAGATTTGGCTGTTGACCTTTTGTTGGAGGAAGATGCTGACATTGCCTTGGAAATGGCGAATGAAATCAATTATATTAACGAACAGCGCAAGAAAATTGTCCAGGATATTGTAGACGAAGCAATGGAAATGGTTCAAACGGATAAACGGATTATTATTGTAGCTAAAGAAGGCTGGAATGAAGGAGTATTAGGTATCGTTGCTTCCAAATTAGTCCAAAAATATGACCGTCCAGCTATTGTTCTTGCGGTAAAACCGGACCAAGGTATTGTAAAGGGATCTGCACGAAGTATTCCGGCATTTGATTTATTTGAGGGCTGCATGACTGTCAGAGAGCTGTTCACACAATTTGGCGGGCATGCACAGGCAGCAGGGATGACCTTGCCTGCAGAGAATATGGAACGATTAGAAACGGCTTTGAACAACTTACTTTTTGAGAATTTGTCAGAAGAAGATTTTAAGCAGGAATTATATATTAATGCTATATTAGATATGGAAGATATTCATGTTTCTCTGATTGAGGAAATAGAAAAGCTTTCCCCATTTGGTATGGGCAATCCGAAGCCGTTATTCGAGCTGAATGGCGTTCCCAAAGAAGTTCGTCAGATTGGAAGCAGGAAAAACCATTTGAAAATGCAATTTGCTTCTGCGAATACACAAATGGATATGGTTGGTTTTGGATTTGGGGAGCTAAAAGAAGCGATTTCTCCGTATACGGAGGTAGCTGTTGCGGGCGAACTATCTATTAATGAGTGGAATGGCAAAAGAAATGCACAATTAATGCTGGAAGACGTAAAAATTACGGAATGGCAGCTTTTTGACTTTCGCGGAAAGAAAGCGGAGCAATTACTTCCAGACACAGCGAAAGAAGTCTTTGTATGCGGCGAGCTTACGCAAATTGCTGAACAGCAAAAGGCATACACCTATCAAGAGGCGCTTTCTGCGGATCTCTGTTCTTATCAAACAATCGGTTTTACAGAGCTTCCGGCGTCGTTACAGGATATGCAGGAAATTATCCGGCAAGTAAACCCGGATAATATTGTTATTGCGATACGCAGGGTTCCGAACCAATATCCATTTCAGTTTCCTTCCCGGAAAGAATTTATAGACTATTACAGCTTGATTAAACAGCATAAGAAGTTTCGGATTGCTGAGATGCAAACAGCAATTGAGCAGCATCGAGGTTGGAACGAAGCAAAAGTCAAATTTATGTCCGATGTATTTGTAGATTTGGGTTTTGCTGAAGAAAAGGATGGCTGGCTTCGCTATACGGCACCAGCAACGAAGAAGGATTTATCCGAATCCGTGATTTATCAACATTGTATGAAACAAAAGGAAGCAGAGCGTATACTTATTTATTCTAATTACCAGGATTTGAAAAAATGGTTTGAATCTTGCATGGATACGTCTACGAACCAAAAGGAGGAAGCAGTGTATGGATTATAA
- a CDS encoding adenine phosphoribosyltransferase: MDYKEYIEIVENWPKEGIRFKDITPLMADGPAFKSAVDEIVEYAKEREIDVVVGPEARGFIVGCPVSYALEIGFAPVRKEGKLPREVIKVDYGLEYGKNVLTIHKDAIQPGQRVLITDDLLATGGTIEATIHLVEQLGGIVAGCAFLVELGYLDGKDKLEGYDVLTIMTY, encoded by the coding sequence ATGGATTATAAAGAGTATATAGAAATTGTTGAGAATTGGCCAAAAGAAGGAATCCGTTTTAAAGACATTACACCATTAATGGCGGACGGCCCCGCTTTTAAATCAGCTGTGGATGAAATTGTCGAATATGCAAAAGAAAGAGAAATTGATGTCGTTGTAGGCCCGGAAGCAAGAGGGTTTATTGTCGGCTGCCCAGTTTCCTATGCTTTGGAAATCGGTTTTGCGCCGGTCCGAAAAGAAGGAAAACTACCAAGGGAAGTCATCAAGGTGGATTATGGACTCGAATACGGAAAGAATGTATTAACCATTCACAAAGACGCGATTCAACCCGGCCAGCGAGTATTAATTACGGATGACCTCCTGGCAACAGGCGGTACCATTGAAGCAACCATTCATTTAGTAGAACAGCTTGGCGGAATCGTTGCCGGCTGTGCTTTTCTGGTGGAACTAGGCTATCTGGACGGTAAAGATAAATTAGAAGGCTATGATGTGCTTACAATCATGACCTATTAG
- a CDS encoding LapA family protein: MNGQVYVILAIIFVIIVAVFAVINVDPVAVDYLFWTTDSPLILVILFSVLMGGLITAAVGAIRLYRAYHEVKKLRTENERLKKRLVAHGITDEQVKENTNGKEDTATSRKEKRNEGRQAKRTDKE; this comes from the coding sequence ATGAATGGACAAGTCTATGTCATACTAGCAATTATATTTGTGATTATTGTTGCTGTATTTGCTGTTATCAACGTGGATCCTGTCGCAGTGGATTATTTATTCTGGACGACGGATTCTCCTTTGATCCTGGTTATTCTCTTTTCTGTATTAATGGGAGGATTAATTACTGCGGCAGTAGGAGCGATTCGACTTTACAGAGCATATCATGAAGTCAAAAAACTACGTACAGAAAATGAGCGTTTGAAAAAACGTCTGGTCGCGCACGGAATTACAGATGAGCAAGTTAAGGAAAATACTAACGGTAAGGAAGATACAGCAACATCCCGAAAAGAAAAGCGTAATGAAGGAAGACAAGCGAAAAGAACAGATAAAGAATAA